The genomic region caactttctggctttaagaaacactataagaaatcaagaaaaaaaattgtggcagtcagtaacagttacttttttagaccaagcagaaggaaaaaaaaatatggactcactcaattctgaggaataaattatggaatcaccctgtaaattttcatccccaaaactaacacctgcatcaaatcagatctgcttgttagtctgcatctaaaaaggagtgatcacaccttggagagctgttgcaccaagtggactgacatgaatcatggctccaacacgagagatgtcaattgaaacaaaggagaggattatcaaactcttaaaagagggtaaatcatcacgcgatgttgcaaaagatgttggttgttcacagtcagctgtgtctaaactctggaccaaatacaaacatgggaaggttgttaaaggcaaacatactggtagaccaaggaagacgtcaaagcgtcaagacagaaaacttaaagcaatatgtctcaaaaatcaaacatgcacaacaaaacaaatgaggaacgaatgggaggaaactggagtcaacgtctgtgaccgaactgtaagaaaccgcctaaaggaaatgggatttacatacagaaaagctaaacaaaagccatcattaacacctaaacagaaaaaaaacaaggttacaatgggctaaggaaaagcaatcatggactgtggatgactggatgaaagtcatattcagtgatgaatctcgaatctgcattgggcaaggtgatgatgctggaacttttgtttggtgccgttccaatgagatttataaagatgactgcctgaagagaacatgtaaatttccacagtcattgatgttatggggctgcatgtcaggtaaaggcactgcggagatggctgtcattacatcatcaataaatgcacaagtttacattgatattttggacacttttcttatcccatcaattgaaaggatgtttggggatgatgaaataatttttcaagatgataatgcatcttgccacagagcaaaaactgtgaaaacattccttgcaaaaagacacatagggtcaatgtcatggcctgcaaatagtccggatcttaatccaattgaaaatctttggtggaagttgaagaaaatggtccatgacaaggctccaacctgcaaagctgatctggcaacagcaatcagagaaagttggagccagattgatgaagagtactgtttgtcactcattaagtccatgcctcagagactgcaagctgttataaaagccagaggtggtgcaacaaaatactagtgatgtgttggagcgttcttttgtttttcatgattccataattttttcctcagaattgagtgattccatatttctttcctctgcttggtctaaaaaagtaaccgttactgactgccacaatttttttttcctgatttcttatagtgtttcttaaagccagaaagttgccatttgaaatgactttagttttgtgtcatgtctgtgatctgctttttttctacaaaattaaacaactgaatgaacatcctctgaggccggtgattccataatttttggcaggggttgtatatataatgtgtatatatgtatgtatgtatgtatgtatgtcaaaGCAGGAACTGCAATCGGGTGGAATCCCAGTAGACTCCGATGGGAATCTACTAGTAGAGTTTCCGTTGATTCTTCttgattcttcttctttcttactGTGATCACTTCAGCATGGTGTGGCGTAATGTAATGTCAGTAATGTGACATTGATATGACagatatttttctaattttcacagtaaggtattgctgtcattctatgtctagatatcatcttgtcatgataatgaatggcttggtagaatcggagatagggctgcaacaaacgattatttggctcatcgatgaatctgatggggtttcgacacgattaatcggattagcgggaattttttttaaatgtgccaagGAAACAATTTTttatctccttccatcactttatttaacaacagaacattatctgaaaacttaaaatacttgaaaatcaacaaatcatcaaatgtcccttggctgttgaaatataaaataataaagaataaaacagtttataataaagaacaaaaataattatttcaaatggcattgctttatcaaactgctgagttgccataaaacatcattgaaacatataaatgttatatatggtgaaaaaagaggtatttttgttgctgcaaatgagcaattagcataaccagttaaccataaaacctaaatcaaaaactataGCCTGACTCATGTCACTCACtcgtatgtgcaacattctctgtataacttgtaaaatatgtggtcatttcacaatgacacgtgaCTGATAtcgctttctctaaaattgtattgtagcattattagttattattattattgttgctattattaatatataaataaaaaaatataatttgtaatacatttgactcttacaaCGACAAACGCTGactcattattatacagaaaacaaatgcacaaacatgctgaaatgccagcagtttaatgctaactttaacactgaaaaaggcatggacatgctaacgtgttagcatcggcgtTGGCATAaactacatctatcaactgtatcagaagaccataacaggtcagttgaaCATATAAAAGGTAAGTACAgacatgctctttagggttttagtggggaaaaattaagataaagcgaaataaaacaaatgaaagcaatgaagcagcagctcgaagcactccttcattggttcaagattcaaagcaaagcttggtTAATTATATGCAAGATacgaaacatttgtggtaaaacaaagttatttatcaactaatcgatgactaaattagttgacaactattttaataatcgattttaatcgattaacgcGATTAGTTTAAGCTCTAATCGGAGACTCTACTAGTACAGTTTCCGACTGGAGATTCTACTAGTAGAATCTCTGATTCTACCTGATCGCAGACTCTACTTTGACATATACATGCTTGTTTCCAGAAtagaagattcctggttcaaggcagcccctgcccattctccatgtactgtggagttgtgttaggaagggcatccgctgtaaaatgtgtgccaaatctaTATGTAGATCCAGTTCTGCTGTCATCTCATACTGGATCAATGTTGCCACCTACTGTACATGGCTGACTCAACAGTGCTTCAGCTTGCATGCCCTGAAAACATGATtttcaaactatatatatatatatatatatatatatatataaaattcaggAAGGATGGCATTACTGTGCACAAAGATAACCTAATATTTTCAGGTGCAGATTTACACTAATTTGCTTAGTTTTTCAGTTCATATGGGGCAACAAATTCTTTGACAGTTTGGTTTTCTTGCCATTTGCTCTTCTGGCTTACAAAATATGGATTGTTAAATTGGCTTTCACTTTTCATATATGATATATTCTctctttttaaaagtttttttttggggggggcatttGAAAGAATGCAATTATCAAAAGTTCTGTCCCTTGAAAGGACAGTTCAAATATGTAAAGATAAACATTTGTAGGGTGAACTGAGTTGAAAACCATGAGAAAAGATGCACAGACTGTTGTGCTGGCCACAGACGAGCACATTTTCAGCTTCTAGGGTTCAGACCAAATAACATTTGACACGGTCACTCACTGGTGCCATTTCTGTACTCAATCTTAGTAACCCAACAAGCGAGGCTGTTTAACAATCACACACAttcattggcaaaaaaaaaaaaaaaaacaggttagtGTGTCGGTTTCCAGTGTGTTTAAATATGGCATTAGACTGGTATCAAAAACACTGAGAAAAAAACTTATAAAAAATAAGACATAACGGAAAAAACCTCAATATTTACAACTCTAGCTTTCAGTCAAAGCACCTCTTTTGATGAATCTTTCCTTCACTTTCAGCAGTCACAGTTCTGATTTATATATTTGTTACCAACAAGTTCTGGACTGTTGGATCCACTTGCATCACCAATGCAACTCTAAGTAAAACCTTGAGACACTAAGTGTCTGAAAAGAGCCGATAACCTTGTTGATGTGACCTCTGTTTAGTGACAGCTCACTGTTCCCTCTTATATCTGAGGATCTTACACCCTGATGTGCTAAATTGGGAAGACAAACTCAAGTCATGTAAATACTCTGTGTGTAGATTAGCATGAAGAGGTGTAATGACATCATAAATATGGACACAAGATCTGGTGAGCAAACATATTTGTGACTGTTGTTGAAGGCATGTCGTGCTGTGCAacgatttacaaaaaaaaaaaaggaaccagGAATGTGCAGCAGTTTTGTGATGAAACTGCTAAAATCCCTGATCAGGCTGTTTTAAGATGATTTCATGATAACTGCACTTGATtcaatctaaaaacaaaacaggagTTACCTCTTTCAGTGCCTCCCTCGAGTACCCAAGGAGGCGAACCAACCTAAGACATCTGTCACTTTACGTTATGGAAGCCACTGCAATCTTCATCTTTCCACGTAGTCTGCTTGATAATTCCAGGTTTCTGACTGAATAAATATTTTTGGAAATCTGATCTCAGGCTCAGGCAGTGACGAAAGCAGCCTCGTCCGAATCGGGATACTTGTTGTCGTCCCCGCCCACAGATGAGCGACTGCTGAGGTCGGCCACGCCTGACTCCCGGTCACTGCAGGTGGAGAGGTCGTCGGGGTCATGGCTCTTGAACGGGACAGGTGGTCCTAAAGGCAGGGTCAGAGCAggggctttctgattggctggatCGGAGTAGAGTGAGAGATCACAGTCTTGTGCAGCGCTGGTGACTGGATTTGTGTAAGCAGTAGGTGGGTCCGGCCCACAGTATCTCTGCCCTATGTGGTTAGGTGTCTTCCTGGGAAGCTTGATCTTCTCCCACGTGATTGGCTGCCCCGTCAAGGCTGCTATCCTCTGTAGGGGAGACAAAAATAATTCATTAGCTCAAAGCTGTTTTCATTCAGAACTTCATTAAGAGCAGTTTGACCCTTTACCCTATGTGTTTATCATTTTAGGAGAGGTTGATGGTTCAACTACACCTGGACATTAGAGTCGTTGAGTATGGGATTACCTGACATTtactatttgttgtggaaaaacTACAGTAATTATACTTTAAACCTGACTTTGAATGTTCCAGCTTTTAATATGGCAATTCCCTCTCTCGAAAGAAAGAAGCAGGTTATTTTtccttaaaaatacaaaagtgaaTCCATACTGACATGTTCATTGCTAAGTCAGTTGACTTTTGAGTGATGGGCGCAGTTGAAGGCGGGGCTGTGATGCTGttgttaaaaaaaaggggggggggggggttggctggcaTAGTGTCTTTGTGTGTTGATGCCTTGTCTGGAGCCTGCATGGTGGTGGGTGGATCCTCCTGGCGGTACCTCCTGGTGATTGGTCAGCTCCTCCTCCAGCTGATGAGTCTCCTCCTTCACGGCAGACAGGAAGTCGGCAGGTGACTGACGAGGCGGTGTGGACTTCTCCACGTGGTTATAGAGACCTTTCCACATTCTGGTCAGAAAAAGTCAAAGGAACtatcaccattattattattagtccaGCCCCCAGAGGGGACCACCGAAATCACTGTGTGAGCATCTCCCACCCCACGAATACCTCAGGAAGACTTTGGCTGATTTAATTTATACCACACACACGAACTTGTAGTAGAAACATCTCAGCATGACAGAAGATTACATTTATTTACATGACATGTTAATTCAAAGCAACGTCCAAGTGAGGAATCACAATCATGCTATAGTTTCAAAGGTGGGATTCATGATAATAGACACTACCTTTACAATTTAAAAGAGGCTTCAGCATAATGATAAATACCATCTTTACATACACACGCAAATCACTGAAAATCTACGTTGCTACCAGAGAGTGAAATATGAGAAGGTAATCAAAGGTAGACAGAATGAGATGTTAGGAAAAGAGGTACTCTGGGAAGAGCTGGATTTTCACAAGCTTTTTTACAGCAGAGACCGACGCCCTCCTCTTGTAACATTTGGTAGCTCCTTGTACACTGGGAGACCACAAATGAGAATAATTTGGATTGCCTTGTGTGTACTGAGAATGCAGTGCCAGATGTTTCACCTTGGAGGAGTCAGTGGTCAACGGGTACCATAAGCCTACATTAACAGGAATGTGAAGGTTACTGGAGAGTTTAAAAATTACTTCTTCTTTTGCAGTAGGTTTGAAAGTAAGAGAGCTGGAAGAATTTCATGTGCTTATGAATCAGCAAACAGAACACCATCTGCTGATCTGTGTGGCATCATGATGATGTCACCAAATGACATCATGTGACATTAAAGgatcaaaaaaaaattacaattttgatACAAAGTTAGCTAAaaatgttattatttatttaatgctTCGTGACCTGATGGTATTATACACTCATTTCCATGTCTACCAGTTAGTTATTAGTGATAAAACTTGTACCTCCTTTTTTAAACTTTACTTATTGTTTGTAGTGACTAAAAGGCCTCATCTGTCTGATCATGACATATACGAGTGTGTTTAAAAAGGGGTACTTACTAACATACTAACTTCACTCACTTCTTTTGATTGTGATTTGTCATCATTCGAAATTTTTCCATCACTGTTGCGGCGTTTGCAACACATGCAGGAGATAACAAGAAGGTGAGATAATAAGTtcgctattattattttttttaaatgtagactgACACCAATTGCAACTAGAACTAACTATTTTCATACATTAAACAGATTGTCGAAACAGCCGACTCATGATTTGTTGGGAAACAAACGATTTCAGTTTAACACTGATACTTACTGCAATAATTCAATGCATcagaaaatgtcacattttactcATGATTCCAACAAAGCAGAGTTCTGTGCTTATTAAACTATTCATATGTGAGGGAATTCAACTGAATTTGGTTAGGAATGTCACAGAGGGCAAATATGGTgcataatttatttaaaaatgacATTATTCAGTCTCAACAACTGCAGCTACAAAGTGCAGCTCTTTGCTGCATCATACTGTACACCTCCCTGGTGCACATACACATTCTAACAAACTGCTTTTCCTGTTtataaaatggttttaatattctGCAGCTGGTTTTCAATGCATTTCTTGTGTAGTGACTTACTTGAAGCAGTAGGGGGTGGTATTGGGCCTCAGTACACCTTGGCTCTGGCTCAGGTCCGCTTTATACAGAGGGTTGGTGAACTCATCTCTGTCCTTCCACTGCTGAGGCCACACCGAGTGACTCCGCTCATGAAGCctgagtcacacacacacacacacacacacagagcaacaaTGCTGTCAACTGCTTCATAGTCTCACACGAACATCTGGAGAGACAGAGTCTTGCTTTTAAAATATGTATTCTATATACTGGTAAAACACACTTGACGTATCTATTTTTGGATTATTTCTGCGAGGatcagtgagtgtcagagccacaaaccaggatgagacaaggagcatccatgaatacatcagaaagatggcctCCAGAGATCAGCTGCTATTATAACAATGCCTCAAACAGCTGAAGGCAGACTGTAATAAGGAGCAGGAAGAagagatatcatggaagaccaagcccctccatgggaGGTACCGTcgacagatagaggaagtggctgacatcatgAAGAcataccagtggctagaaaaggctgggctaaaggacagcacagaggctctgatcatagcAGCACAAGAACAACCCATAAgtaccagatccatagaggcaggagtctaccagaactgacaggacccaagttgcaggttGTGCAAATGTGTCTCAGAGACAGTTCAGCATATAGTATCAGAATGCAAGAAGCAAGCTGGGACAGCGTACACTGAGACACAACTAAGTGTCGGAAATcaggtacaggaacatctgtgccacataCACATTAGAAGCCCCCAAGTTATGATGACAGGTGCCACCTAAGGTGGTTGAGAACAACAgagctaaggtcctgtgggacatCAAATtcaagacagacaagcagctgttggccaaccaaccagacatgtgGTTGACAAGCAAAATAAGACCGCAGTTGTGATTGATGTGGTAatctcagctgacagcaacatcagaaagaagaagCATGAGAAAATTGAGAAGTACccagggctgaaggagcaactgaagcagctgtgtaaggtaaagtccaaagtggtcccaatggtaataggagcactaggagctgtaacacCCAAATTGAAAGAGTGGCCCCAACaatttccaggcacaacatcagaggtctctgtctagAAGAGTGCAGTCTGAGGAACAGCTAAGACACTACACCAAAGCCTCAAACTCACAGGTCTCTGGTAGAGGACCTGAGTTTGAGGAACACACACACCACCCTCCCTAGGGGGGTGAGGGGGAGATTTATATAAGCATTAtactgtaatttctttttattcttcacAGTAAAGCCTTTTAATTGGTTTCCAAAAGTAAAGCATGAGCATAAGTGTGGACAGTCAAAACAGTGCACAGGAGTCATTTGATACATCTGTGCAGATCATGAAGCACATGCACATGCCTCACCTCATATCTCTGCGTTCCTTTTGGCAGTTACCCAGGAAGGTCCCGTACTGGCACGAGTagacgtgtgtgtgtatgctgatGAGGAAGCGTTCGTTGAATTCAAAGGCACAAGGGAACTGTTCAGTCAGTTGCCAGACACACTCCAGGAACTGATCGATGACCGGAGACACCTCTTTGGGGTCACCGTCCAAGTGGGCGTACCTGTACGAGATTTAGTTATaaacaaacacaatgacaaacaaaaaaatatgataaatgttcaaaaatcaagAATTCATTCCATAAATCTTATTTCCAACTATAGTAATTTCACTCAGTTTCAGTCCTGGTTAAATTTATTGGCACCCCTGATTTTTATCTCTttccaaaaaaaccccaaaaaacaatCCAGAATATCATGTTAGTTTTGATGCAGATAAAGGTAACCTGACagattttcatccatccatccatctatccatctatctatccatccatctatctatcttcaTATTGTCAAATTTCTATTATTTAAGGGGATAAATGTGCAAATAaatactccccctctagctgccaccttatcgtggtgggggagtttgtgtacctggatgatcctaggagctatgttgtcgggggctttgtgctccctgtaggttcTCCCAAGGCAaataggtcctaggtgacgggtcagactaagggcagttcagaacctccatgaccagtaaaaaaatcaaggaccgagacgtcgcccagtatgtcggagctggggccccaccctggagcctggcctggggttggggctcgcacgcgagcatctggtggttgggccttagcccatggggcccggcccgaaagagcgacgtgggcccgccctcctgtgggttcaccacctgcagagggggccatgggggtcgggtgcagagaggattgggtggcggtcgagggcggctggcggcggttgagggcgggtggcctggcggcccggtccatgctcacagcccctggctgttgggacatggaatgtcacctcgctaggggggaaggagcatgAGCttatgcgggaggttgagagataccgactagagatagtcgggctcacctccacgcacagcttgggctctggtacccaactcctggagaggggctggacgcttcatttttctggcattgcccacagggagaggcggagagctggggtcgcattgcttattgctccgcagctcagttgccatgtgttggagttcactccggtgaacgagagggtcgcgtccctacgccttcgggtcggggacaggtctgtcactgttgtctcggcctacaggccgagcagcagtgcagagtacccgaccttcctggagtccctgggaggggtactagatagcgcttcgactggggactccattgttctcctgggggatttcaacgcccacgtgggtggcaacagtgagacctggtggggggtgatcgggaagcacggcctccccgatctgaacccgagtggtgttcagttgttggacttctgtgctagtcacagtttgtccatcacgaacaccatgttcgagcacaagggtgtccataagtgcacgtggcaccaggacaccctgcgccggaggtcgatgatcgactttgtagtcgtatcatctgaccttcagccacgtgtctcggacactcgagtgaagagaggggcagagctgtcgaccaatcaccacctggtggtgagttggatccgctgggaggggaggaagccggtcaggcccaaacgtatcgtgagggtctgctgggaacgactggcggaaccctctgtcagagaggtcttcaactcccacctccgggagagcttctcccagatcccaggggaggttggagacatggagtccgagtggaccatgttctccacctctattgtcaatgcggccgctcatagctgtggtcacaaggtctctggtgcctgtcgcggcggcaatccccgaacccggtgatggacaccggaagtaagggatgccgtcaagctgaaaaaagagtcctacttatctttgttggtaggtgggaccccagaggcagctgacaggtaccggcaggccaagcgtgccgcagcccgtgcggtcgcagaggcaaaaactcgggtctgggaggagttcggggaggctatggaggagaactattggtcggccttgaagagattctggcaaacagtccgacgcctcaggaggcggaagtagttctccaccagcactgtttacggtgtgggtggggagctgttgaccctgactggggatgttgtcgggcggtggaaggagtacttcgaggatctcctcaatcccatcgtcacgtcttccgaagaggaagcagagactggggactcagaggcggactcatccattacccaggccgaagtcaccgaggtggttagaaagctcctcgatggcaaggctcctggggtggatgaaatccgtcctgagtaccttaagtctctggatgttgtgggactgtcttggctgacacgcctctgcagcatcgcgtggcgatcggggacagtgcctctggattggcagactggggtggtggtccctctgtttaagaagggggactggagggtgtgttccaataatagggggatcacactcctcagtctccccggtaaggtctattccagagtactggagaggagaattcgaccgatggtcgaacctcggattcaggaggagcagtgtggttttcatcctggtcgcagcacactggaccagctctacacgctccatcaggtgctccagggttcatgggagttcacccaaccagtccacgtgttttgtggatctggagaaggtgttcgaccgtgtccctctgggcaccctgtggggagtgctccgggagtacagggtccggggtcctttgctaagggctatccggtccctgtacgaccgcagcaggagcttggttcgcattgccggcagtaagtcaaacctgtttccagtgcacgttggcctccgtcagggctgccctttgtcaccggttctgttcattatttttatgtacagaattctaggcgcagccagggtgtagagggggtctggtttgggaaccacagaatctcgtctctgctgtttgcggacgatgtggttctgttggctttgtcaaatcaggaccttcagcgtgcactggggcggtttgcagccgagtgtgaagcgtccgggatgaaaatcagcacctccaaatccgaggccatggttctcgactggaaaaaggtgctttgccctcttcaggtcggtggagtgtccttgcctcaagtggaggagtttaagtatctcggggtcttgttcacgagtgagggacggatggagcgtgagatcgatagacggatcggtgcagcatctgcagtgatacggtcgttgtatcagaccatcgtggtgaagagagagctgagtaggggggcaaagctctcgatttaccgatcgagctacgttccgatcctcacctatggtcatgagatttggctcatgaccgaaagaacaagatcgcgagtacaagcggccgagatgagtttcctccgcagggtggctgggcactagggtgaggagctctgtcacttgggaggagctcggagtcgagccactgctcctccacgtcgaaaggagtcagttgaggtggctcgggcatcttttccggatgacccctggacgcctcgctggagaggtgttccgggcacgtcccattgggaggaggccccggggaagacccaggacacgctggagggactacatctctcggctggcttgggaaagccttggggttcccccggagtagctgggggaggtgtgtgtggatgtggaggtctgggcggctttgcttgagctgctgcccccgcgacccgactccggataaagcggaagaaaatggatggatggatggataaatgtgTAAATAATGGACACGGTTAGTTGCACTGAATGTACTCAGAAAGCCGCATCATTTGCTCTGCAAAGTGTCATCAGCCTTCATCAAATGATTATTTATTGAGTGTTTTGAGAAGAATCAGCACTAGCTTCCTTTTCAGGTTATTTCCTTTCTTCCAAGGTAAATGCAGGGACGTTGCTTCTCAAACACACCTTCCATTAAAACACTTTTGGTGTTACTGACCTGTGGGAGAACTTGTGTCCAAACGAAACCCAGTCCCTCTCTATCAATACCTAGAAGACACAAAGAATTGGATCAGAACTGATGAGTGACCTGTCACTACTTAGAActggaaaaaaaatcacttgttaGAACTCATGTGATACCATGAGGCCTTTGATGGTTCTGTAATATGGGTCAAGCAGGATACTTGCTACAGAGCAAGCCTGGGCCGTCCTGTCCCAACCATCCGAACAGTGAACCAACACGCTGACGCCTTCATCAGCCATTGCCtggacaggcagacagaaaaatttAAATCTCGTTTGTAGTGACAAATAGGTTTTTTGATCTCCTGGATTATatccataatgtgccacacaagaGAAACACGTCATAATTGTGTGATTGTGTACATGTTCCTGAAGGTGTGCACACCCTGGCTATGAAGACTCCAGCATCCAGAACAGCTTTAATGTGTTTCAGCCACCCAGAGTTCTCCAGACCCCACAGGAAGTCTGTCATGGATGGAGCTCGCATCTCACCCACTGCACAGGAAAGAGAGGATTAActcagatgtgtgtgtgtttgctcagAGCGGCTGTGTGTGAAAGCTGGAATATTTCTGCATCTCACTCTTTAGAACACATGGTCTTACTGTCTATGATCTTCTGTTGGCTGCTCCTCATGACATGAATGTTTTCGATTCCGATGAAGTGCAGCTTAATGTTGGTGTAGTGATCTTCATTCTCATAGCCTTTACCCGCAGCTCGATTTGCCATGGCGTTCAACTGCAACATGCACGGCAAACACAGATGATCAAAACTTCAGATTATTCACTGAGCGCCTCTGAGCAT from Thalassophryne amazonica chromosome 15, fThaAma1.1, whole genome shotgun sequence harbors:
- the LOC117525683 gene encoding myotubularin-related protein 7-like isoform X1, producing the protein MEHIRTPKVENVRLLDRSSGQRKPSIGTLYLSATHTIFVENNPETCKETWVLHSMVSSVERPPPTPAGSQLILRCKDFRIFQLLLPQERDCMDFHTSLVRLSRPEKYSELYCLSFNPNVNKEEREESWKFIDLMGDYRRMGVPNNLWVTTAANSEYRVCDTYPSELYVPKSATPATIVGSSRFRSRGRFPALSYFHQDTLAALCRCSQPLSGFSGRCPEDEMMLQAVMKSNPGSDYIYVVDTRPKLNAMANRAAGKGYENEDHYTNIKLHFIGIENIHVMRSSQQKIIDMGEMRAPSMTDFLWGLENSGWLKHIKAVLDAGVFIARAMADEGVSVLVHCSDGWDRTAQACSVASILLDPYYRTIKGLMVLIERDWVSFGHKFSHRYAHLDGDPKEVSPVIDQFLECVWQLTEQFPCAFEFNERFLISIHTHVYSCQYGTFLGNCQKERRDMRLHERSHSVWPQQWKDRDEFTNPLYKADLSQSQGVLRPNTTPYCFKMWKGLYNHVEKSTPPRQSPADFLSAVKEETHQLEEELTNHQERIAALTGQPITWEKIKLPRKTPNHIGQRYCGPDPPTAYTNPVTSAAQDCDLSLYSDPANQKAPALTLPLGPPVPFKSHDPDDLSTCSDRESGVADLSSRSSVGGDDNKYPDSDEAAFVTA
- the LOC117525683 gene encoding myotubularin-related protein 7-like isoform X2, producing MEHIRTPKVENVRLLDRSSGQRKPSIGTLYLSATHTIFVENNPETCKETWVLHSMVSSVERPPPTPAGSQLILRCKDFRIFQLLLPQERDCMDFHTSLVRLSRPEKYSELYCLSFNPNVNKEEREESWKFIDLMGDYRRMGVPNNLWVTTAANSEYRVCDTYPSELYVPKSATPATIVGSSRFRSRGRFPALSYFHQDTLAALCRCSQPLSGFSGRCPEDEMMLQAVMKSNPGSDYIYVVDTRPKLNAMANRAAGKGYENEDHYTNIKLHFIGIENIHVMRSSQQKIIDMGEMRAPSMTDFLWGLENSGWLKHIKAVLDAGVFIARAMADEGVSVLVHCSDGWDRTAQACSVASILLDPYYRTIKGLMVLIERDWVSFGHKFSHRYAHLDGDPKEVSPVIDQFLECVWQLTEQFPCAFEFNERFLISIHTHVYSCQYGTFLGNCQKERRDMRLHERSHSVWPQQWKDRDEFTNPLYKADLSQSQGVLRPNTTPYCFKMWKGLYNHVEKSTPPRQSPADFLSAVKEETHQLEEELTNHQEVPPGGSTHHHAGSRQEDSSLDGAANHVGEDQASQEDT